The Chloroflexota bacterium genomic sequence GCGCGGCCTGTTGCCTGGCGACGAAGAAAGCCCTTTAATTCAAGAAATTTCAACGGCGATGACCAGCCGCCAATCGTTGATGATCTCCTACCGCACTGCTGGCGGCGATCCAGTTGAGCGGCGCGTGCTGCCGATGGGCTTGACAGTCGAGGGCAAACGTCACATTTTGCACGCCTACTGCTATTTGCGCAATGCTCAACGCATGTTCGCGCTCGACCGACTATCGATTGTCGAATTGTAATTCATTGCTCTTGGTTGCAGCACTGTCAACAAACTGACTTGGCTTGACCTTTATCGTTAGGGTGTTGACAGTTTGCAATTAGGAGGAACAATGAGCAACAATCAATTGACGTTGGTAATGGTCAACGAATCGCCGACTTTTGGCTCGATGATGGTCTATACCCAAAGTCCTGATCTTGGTGATTTAGCGGCCTATCGCTTTATCAACCAACCAGTTCATCCTACAACCCAAGCAAGCTTTAGTTGGAACGATCAGGCGTATGGATTTACTTGGGTGCAAAATAGAGCACCAGTTGATAACATCGGTATTACGACCAACTTGATTCAGCTTTGGCCTGCCGATGAGAGCCAAAACAACCAAGTGACCCTAACCCAAATCGACGATGCTTATACCTTCAAAGACCAAACCAAAGCTGAGATAGCAGGCTCGTTGGTGATTGTGCAAGATAGTACGGTCGGAGCAAATGCGGTGCAAATAGGCGTGAGTTTTGCTGGTAGCCCAGTTTTTGTAGTTGCTTCCGAACCAAACGTGACCGCAACGTTTACCCCAAAGATTGATTATTGGATTGTATTTGGCTATACGGTGGTTGAAAACGGTGTAACCATCACCACAACTACCAAGCCCCAACAGCTGGTGTTCCCATCGGGCTATGATACCATTACCGCTGTGCTAGATGCTGATTATCACTGGCAAATTAGCCCAAGTGTAGCGACGGCTGGCAACCAAAATCAAGCCAGTGCCGAAACGCTGGAAATCGCCGCAAGCTAACAATTTGACAAAAACTGGCTGCTGGATATAATACACAACGTTGCATGGCGCATTCGTCTAGCGGCCTAGGACGTCACCCTTTCAAGGTGAAGATCACGGGTTCGAATCCCGTATGCGTCACCAAGACACTCGGTTTTGCCGAGTGTCTTTTTGTTTAACTACGTTTTAGTGGGGCCATTTACCCAATGATTGAGGCGGTTTGGCTGGGTTGCAATGTAATCACCGTGACTTCGGGCTTGGTGCCAAGCCGGAAGGGAATACCCCAATAGTTTGTGCCTGGGTTGATATAAAGCAGCGATTGCTCAAGCTGATAGTGACCCATGGCATGTTCCAAAAAGGCCGAGGCCATGCTCCAGCCAAGTTTGGGGATGGCAAATTGGCCGTAGTGCGTGTGGCCGCTCAAGGTTAGTGGCACGTTGCGTTGAGCTAAAGCGGGCCAGAGCGCTGGGTTGTGGGCTAAAACCACATGAAATTCGTTGGCTGGAACATCAACCAATGTTTTGGGAATATCAGGGGCTACGACTTCGCGACCTTGGGCCACGTAGGTTCCAGCGGGATCGCCAGTGCCTGCCAGCCACCAACGCACACCACGATAGTTAAATGCAGTTGCTTGATTGACCAAAACCTTGATGCCCATGGTTTCTAAACCGGCCCGCACGCCATCCCAACCAGCATAGACATCGTGATTGCCAGCGATGGCGACAACGCCTAATGGGGCTGAGAGTTGGCCGAAGGCTGCGGCAAATGGTTCAACATCATCAACATAATCATCAACTTGATCGCCAGTCATCACAATCAGGTCGGGCTTGGCGGCTTCAATTGCCGCGACGACGTTACGCAAGTGGCGATGCGAGGTATGCGGCCCAACGTGGGTATCCGAGATCTGGACAATTTTCAAGCCAGCTAGCTCATTGGGCAATTGGGGCAAATTGGCGGTCAATTCGCGCACTGCCAAGCGGCGTGAGCCAAAATAAGCCAAACCAATGCCCGTCAAATAGAGTAACCCGATGCCACCTGCCAAGCCACGCCCTAGCAACCCACTGCTATGGAAAGGCAAGCCAATAATCAGGCCAATCAAGCCACCGATTGCCATCAATGGCAAGAGCAATTGGCTATACCAAAATGGCCGAAAGCCCCACAAGCGTAGATGCGCCGATGGTGCAACTGGCCCACCAAACGAACGTGCTACGAATAGCAGTGGAATGTAACTCAAGAGCATCAAGCCTAGGATGCTGAGCCAGCCACCAGGTATGACACTATAAAACACACTACCAATAATTAGCCAGCACAGCGCCATCCAAGCCATAATAATGCTGGCAATTTTACGTCGATTAAGCCGTTGTGATGGGCGAGCTTTCGGCAAGCTATCTGCCTCGGATGCAGCCATAGATATTCCTCTCGGTGATTGATTGCAGATCTTGGTGTGCCGATAAACAAGCACCTAAGTAGTGTACTACGAGTTCGTCGTTTGCTACGCTTTTTTTTGTAAACATCTGTTGCAGCGGCCTCAAGCAACAGTTAATTGCTACTTGACAAATTAAACTAGTTTTGCTATATTCATATCAAACCTTCTCCTCTCTCTTCTCTCCCACAAGCGGCTCCATTTTGCGAGCCGTTTGTGGTTTTAGGCGTTTTTTTCATTATTGCTTCTTCAATTGTCCTACCCACAACGTTGATGCCTTGCATGGTTAATCACAGGTTTGGTGGTAATCCTTTTGGTAAGGCTGACCTAAGACAATAGGTCGTATCAGCAACCTAAATAGGGCTAGTACTTGGGGCAATTCTGGATTAAATATCACCCCTATGGGTTAGCATCCAAGGATTAACCCTTGAGCGAATGGTTAGTACTGAGATTCTGAGGCTAGAGCCATGCCCATTGTTAAATGTTCATGGCCATTCATGCGACCTCCTGACCTATTACACGACATAAGGGAGTAGAACGATGATTCTTGCACTTGATATTTCAGCCGCAAATTTGGGTATGGTTGTTTTTGAACGTGCCACCGCCCGCGTTGTAGAACATGCCCACCTCGACCTTGATGCCCGCCGTTGCACCCCTAAGCAACGAATTATCCTCGCAGTTCAATCATGCCAACAATGGCTGCGCGATTATCCGAAATTGGTTGAATGTGTGATTAATGCGCCATTGCCCAAAACCCAGCCCGCCGATCTAATTGCCTGTCAACGGATTGTGGGAGCCTTGATTGGCTTAATTTATGGGACGGGCCTGCCAGTTACCGAAATTTCGTTGGCTACGGCGAAACGCCAATTAATCGGCCATCAATATACTGATCGCGCTAGCCTCATGCTGGCGGCTGCAATGTATTTTGATGCAGACTACAGCGAATATGAAGCTAGCGCTTTGGCTTTGATTGTGGGCTACAACCAAGAATTATTCAAACGTAACAAGCAACAAGTTGCTGATATGCGCCATTTTGCCTTGCTCAAGGCTTAGTTGGGCTTTATCGCCATTGGCAAAAAGATTTGAAGATCTTGCGGGCGACCATCATCAAGCCAACTAGACCAAGCGCTGGTTGGGTCTGGTTGAAATGTTCGATAAAGCCTACCATCAAAGCTGTTGGTAATAATCACCGTTCCCAAGCTGGAATAATGGGCTACTGCCACCCCCTTAGCACTTGATGGTGGGGTTGCTAGCTGTATAAATGTGCTCCAGCCTGATTCCCATGTGCGATACCAAACGTCTCCCATGGTATCGGTAAACGCACATGTGATCTTGCTGCCTGCTTGATCTTGGCAATTTACTTGATCGAAGCTACTGCCAGTTGGCCCGCCATCATCGAGCCAGCCACTCCATGTGCCGCTTTCGTAAAAACGACGATAGGCATGACCATCGCTGCCGATGGCAAAAAGCAGAATACTATCGGTGTTGTAATTGCTTGAGGTGAGGCCTTTAAATGGGCCGCCATTAACAAATGCGCCGAGATCGCCCCATGTTGACCAACCACTGCCACTCCAGGTTTTTTGCCAAAGGTGATTATCGCTGGCGCGAACGAAACAACTAATGTTGCTGGCCGAAGCTGAGGTACAGCTCAATTCGTAAATATCCCACGAGCTTGGTCCGCCTAAGCTCGTCCAATCGCTCCAAGTTGTGCCATTCCAGGTGCGTTGGTATAGATTGAAAAAATTACC encodes the following:
- a CDS encoding metallophosphoesterase: MAASEADSLPKARPSQRLNRRKIASIIMAWMALCWLIIGSVFYSVIPGGWLSILGLMLLSYIPLLFVARSFGGPVAPSAHLRLWGFRPFWYSQLLLPLMAIGGLIGLIIGLPFHSSGLLGRGLAGGIGLLYLTGIGLAYFGSRRLAVRELTANLPQLPNELAGLKIVQISDTHVGPHTSHRHLRNVVAAIEAAKPDLIVMTGDQVDDYVDDVEPFAAAFGQLSAPLGVVAIAGNHDVYAGWDGVRAGLETMGIKVLVNQATAFNYRGVRWWLAGTGDPAGTYVAQGREVVAPDIPKTLVDVPANEFHVVLAHNPALWPALAQRNVPLTLSGHTHYGQFAIPKLGWSMASAFLEHAMGHYQLEQSLLYINPGTNYWGIPFRLGTKPEVTVITLQPSQTASIIG